Proteins encoded by one window of Acetivibrio thermocellus ATCC 27405:
- the carB gene encoding carbamoyl-phosphate synthase large subunit, producing MPKRDDVKKVLVIGSGPIVIGQAAEFDYAGTQACRALKEENIEVVLVNSNPATIMTDTNIADRVYIEPLTVEVVKKIIIKEKPDSILPTLGGQTGLNLAMELAESGFLKEHGVKLLGTATEAIKMAEDRQAFKDTMERIGEPCIASKVVNTVEDALDFAKEIAYPVVVRPAYTLGGTGGGIAYNEEELKEIASNGLRLSRVHQVLIEKCIAGWKEIEYEVMRDSKGNVITVCNMENIDPVGVHTGDSIVVAPSQTLTDREYQMLRSSALKIISALGIEGGCNVQFALNPNSFEYAVIEVNPRVSRSSALASKATGYPIAKVATKIAIGYGLDEIKNAVTGKTFACFEPTLDYVVIKIPKWPFDKFVKAKRTLGTQMKATGEVMAISSSFEGALMKALRSLELGIFTLEQDIYKKFSAEEIRQKIKDVSDERILVIAEAIRRGVTVEEINNVTKIDLFFLNKIKNLVLMEEKLKTMKLSDFDEETLRTVKKMGFTDAVIAKYVGCDKKEVTAKRKELGICAVYKMVDTCAAEFEAMTPYYYSTYDECCEAKKSDKKKVLVIGSGPIRIGQGIEFDYCSVHSVWGLKQEGYETIIANNNPETVSTDFDTADRLYFEPLTPEDVENIVEKEKVDGAIVQFGGQTAIKLTKALVEMGVKVFGTEPKYIDAAEDREKFDRILEELGIPRPKGKTIFTLDEALEAANELGYPVLVRPSYVLGGQGMEIAYNDKDIVEFMEIINRVKQEHPILIDKYMMGKEIEVDAISDGEDILIPGIMEHLERAGVHSGDSISVYPTQTIGEKLKEKIVDYTQKLAKALRVVGLINIQYVYYNNELYVIEVNPRSSRTVPYISKVTGIPMVNIATRIMMGKKLKDFNYGTGLYKESEYVAVKVPVFSFEKLHDVDTSLGPEMKSTGEVLGIAKTFPEALYKGIIATGIKLPKKGGAILMTVRDTDKPELVQLAEEFEKLGFELYATGKTANMLNNQGIATNAVKKIGEGEPNLLNLIESGKISLIINTPTKGRQPERDGFKIRRKAVEMSIPCLTSLDTARAVLECIKLEKEEKDLEVIDLSVFDNQ from the coding sequence ATGCCTAAAAGGGATGATGTAAAAAAGGTCCTGGTTATCGGCTCGGGTCCTATTGTAATAGGCCAGGCGGCGGAATTTGACTATGCCGGAACCCAGGCCTGCAGGGCTTTAAAAGAGGAAAACATAGAAGTGGTGCTGGTTAACAGCAATCCTGCCACAATAATGACGGATACCAATATAGCTGATAGAGTATATATTGAACCTCTTACGGTGGAGGTTGTAAAGAAAATTATAATAAAAGAAAAACCGGACAGCATACTTCCCACTTTGGGAGGGCAGACAGGACTTAATCTTGCCATGGAGCTTGCAGAGTCAGGATTTTTGAAGGAACATGGCGTAAAACTTCTGGGAACTGCCACCGAGGCCATAAAAATGGCCGAAGACAGACAGGCTTTTAAAGATACCATGGAAAGGATAGGAGAGCCTTGTATTGCCAGCAAGGTGGTAAACACAGTTGAGGATGCGCTGGATTTTGCAAAAGAAATCGCTTATCCGGTTGTTGTGCGTCCTGCCTATACTTTGGGGGGAACCGGCGGCGGAATTGCTTACAATGAAGAAGAACTGAAAGAGATTGCATCCAATGGTTTGAGGCTCAGCAGAGTACACCAGGTACTTATCGAGAAATGTATCGCCGGTTGGAAAGAAATTGAGTATGAGGTTATGCGCGACAGCAAGGGTAATGTAATTACCGTATGTAACATGGAAAATATCGACCCGGTAGGAGTTCATACCGGAGACAGCATTGTTGTTGCGCCTTCCCAAACGCTTACGGACAGAGAATATCAGATGCTTCGCTCCTCGGCACTGAAGATAATATCGGCATTGGGCATCGAGGGAGGCTGTAACGTTCAGTTTGCTCTAAATCCCAACAGTTTTGAATATGCGGTAATAGAGGTCAACCCAAGGGTGAGCCGTTCCTCGGCATTGGCCTCAAAGGCAACGGGTTACCCAATTGCAAAGGTTGCCACCAAGATAGCCATAGGTTATGGTCTTGATGAAATAAAAAATGCAGTGACTGGAAAGACTTTTGCGTGTTTTGAGCCTACTTTGGACTATGTTGTAATCAAAATACCCAAATGGCCTTTTGACAAATTTGTAAAGGCGAAAAGGACTTTGGGAACCCAGATGAAAGCCACCGGTGAAGTTATGGCTATAAGCAGCTCTTTTGAAGGGGCTCTGATGAAAGCTTTAAGGTCGCTGGAACTGGGTATTTTCACACTGGAACAGGATATTTACAAAAAGTTCAGTGCCGAAGAAATAAGGCAAAAGATAAAAGATGTCAGTGATGAGAGGATTCTTGTTATTGCCGAGGCAATAAGAAGGGGCGTAACGGTTGAGGAAATCAACAATGTTACAAAGATAGATTTGTTCTTCTTAAACAAAATCAAAAATCTGGTCCTTATGGAAGAAAAGTTAAAAACCATGAAGCTTTCGGATTTTGACGAAGAAACCTTAAGAACGGTTAAAAAGATGGGCTTTACCGATGCGGTTATAGCAAAATATGTTGGATGCGACAAAAAGGAAGTTACGGCAAAAAGAAAAGAGCTTGGCATTTGTGCCGTTTATAAAATGGTTGATACCTGTGCCGCAGAATTTGAGGCCATGACACCTTATTATTACTCTACCTATGATGAATGCTGCGAGGCTAAGAAATCGGACAAGAAAAAGGTGCTGGTAATAGGGTCGGGACCCATAAGGATAGGCCAGGGTATTGAGTTTGACTACTGCTCGGTTCATTCGGTATGGGGATTGAAGCAGGAAGGTTATGAGACTATAATTGCAAACAACAATCCTGAGACGGTAAGTACGGATTTTGACACAGCGGATAGGCTTTACTTTGAACCGTTGACTCCTGAAGACGTGGAGAACATTGTTGAAAAAGAAAAAGTAGACGGGGCAATTGTTCAGTTTGGCGGACAGACTGCGATTAAACTTACAAAAGCCCTTGTGGAAATGGGAGTAAAAGTTTTTGGCACCGAACCTAAATATATTGATGCCGCCGAGGACCGTGAGAAATTTGACAGGATTCTCGAAGAACTCGGTATTCCAAGACCTAAAGGAAAGACTATATTTACCCTCGATGAAGCTTTGGAGGCTGCAAACGAATTGGGCTATCCTGTACTGGTAAGACCCTCATATGTACTTGGCGGACAGGGTATGGAAATAGCTTACAACGACAAAGACATAGTAGAATTCATGGAGATTATAAACAGGGTAAAGCAGGAACATCCCATCCTGATAGACAAGTATATGATGGGCAAGGAAATTGAAGTGGATGCCATATCCGACGGTGAGGATATTTTGATACCCGGTATAATGGAGCACTTGGAAAGAGCCGGTGTTCACTCCGGGGACAGTATATCCGTTTACCCGACGCAGACAATAGGGGAAAAGCTCAAGGAAAAGATTGTGGATTACACTCAAAAGCTTGCCAAAGCGTTAAGAGTTGTTGGATTGATCAATATCCAATATGTGTATTACAATAACGAGCTTTATGTTATCGAGGTAAACCCGCGTTCAAGCCGTACCGTTCCGTATATAAGCAAGGTAACGGGAATACCTATGGTAAATATCGCTACAAGGATAATGATGGGCAAAAAACTCAAGGATTTCAATTACGGAACGGGACTTTACAAAGAATCGGAGTATGTGGCGGTGAAGGTTCCGGTGTTCTCCTTTGAAAAGCTTCATGACGTTGATACAAGCCTGGGACCTGAAATGAAGTCCACCGGTGAAGTTTTGGGTATAGCAAAAACTTTCCCGGAGGCGCTGTACAAAGGAATTATTGCGACAGGAATCAAGCTCCCTAAAAAAGGCGGCGCGATACTGATGACTGTCAGGGATACCGACAAGCCTGAGCTTGTACAGCTGGCGGAAGAATTTGAAAAGCTTGGATTTGAGCTTTATGCCACGGGAAAAACCGCCAACATGCTGAACAACCAGGGAATTGCCACCAATGCCGTGAAAAAAATTGGCGAGGGTGAGCCAAATCTTCTGAATTTGATTGAATCAGGAAAAATAAGCCTTATAATCAATACTCCTACAAAAGGAAGACAGCCTGAAAGGGATGGATTTAAAATAAGGCGAAAAGCCGTTGAAATGTCGATACCTTGCCTTACGTCCCTTGATACTGCACGGGCTGTGCTGGAATGCATAAAACTGGAGAAAGAGGAAAAAGACCTTGAAGTTATAGATTTGAGCGTATTTGATAACCAGTGA
- a CDS encoding carbamoyl phosphate synthase small subunit, producing the protein MKAILALEDGTIFHGESFGAQGEVIGEIVFNTGMTGYQEVLTDPSYCGQIVAMTYPLIGNYGVNSEDIESEKPQVKGFIVRELCQNPSNWRAEETLNNYLKRNNIIGIEKIDTRALTRILREKGTMKGMISTDPNFNLDDKIDEIKAYVIKDPVMCVTTKEVLHYKGDGFKVALIDLGLKKNIVRSLLKRGCDVHVFPANSKAEDILAINPDGIMLSNGPGDPKDCVETIETIKKLMGKKPMFGICLGHQLTALANGADTEKLKYGHRGANHPVKDLEKDLTYITSQNHGYTIVESSMDKSRMTVSHRNMNDGTVEGVRYKDMPVFTVQFHPEASPGPEDTAYLFDEFIDMMKKYSR; encoded by the coding sequence ATGAAAGCTATTTTAGCTCTTGAAGACGGCACAATTTTTCACGGCGAAAGTTTCGGAGCTCAGGGAGAAGTAATCGGAGAGATTGTTTTCAACACAGGTATGACGGGCTATCAGGAGGTTTTGACAGATCCGTCTTACTGCGGACAGATTGTTGCAATGACCTATCCTTTGATAGGCAATTACGGTGTAAACAGTGAAGATATAGAGTCGGAAAAGCCACAAGTAAAGGGTTTTATTGTAAGGGAGCTTTGTCAAAACCCAAGCAACTGGAGAGCCGAGGAGACGTTAAACAACTATCTGAAAAGAAATAACATAATAGGAATTGAGAAAATTGATACCAGGGCTCTTACGAGGATTTTGAGGGAAAAAGGAACGATGAAGGGAATGATTTCAACGGATCCGAATTTCAATCTTGATGACAAGATTGACGAAATAAAAGCTTATGTTATAAAGGATCCGGTTATGTGTGTCACAACAAAAGAAGTTTTGCATTATAAAGGTGACGGATTTAAAGTTGCATTGATAGATTTGGGCTTAAAGAAAAATATTGTGCGCTCCCTTTTAAAAAGAGGATGTGACGTGCATGTTTTCCCTGCCAATTCCAAAGCGGAGGACATCCTTGCGATTAATCCCGACGGAATAATGCTTTCAAACGGACCGGGGGATCCGAAGGATTGTGTTGAGACAATTGAGACCATAAAGAAGCTTATGGGCAAAAAACCCATGTTTGGCATCTGCCTTGGGCATCAGCTTACAGCCCTTGCCAACGGTGCCGATACCGAAAAACTCAAATACGGCCACAGGGGAGCAAACCATCCGGTGAAGGACCTCGAAAAGGACCTGACATATATTACTTCCCAAAACCATGGCTACACTATTGTTGAGTCATCCATGGACAAATCAAGGATGACGGTAAGCCACAGAAACATGAACGACGGCACTGTCGAAGGCGTAAGGTACAAGGATATGCCGGTGTTTACCGTGCAGTTTCATCCGGAAGCCTCACCGGGGCCTGAGGACACGGCTTATCTGTTTGACGAGTTTATTGATATGATGAAAAAATATTCGCGTTAA
- a CDS encoding dihydroorotate dehydrogenase electron transfer subunit — protein MSRVLKERIESVEKIAKSIYKMTVKSEYISVNSRPGQFVNVKCCEGLNALLRRPISICSADVERGTFDIVFQVKGIGTEYLSQKSAGSEVDLIGPLGKPFHISRQYKRIAVVGGGIGIFPLLYLLREMKDADKSAFLGFRSSDYVVLTDEFEAASDRLSISTDDGSVGYKGIDTDLLEKDIAERGFDIIYTCGPMPMLRKVKDIAERAGIKCQVSLEQRMGCGIGACLVCACKTGKPDNWEYSHVCKDGPVFWSDEVILDD, from the coding sequence ATGTCCAGGGTGTTGAAGGAAAGAATTGAAAGTGTTGAGAAAATAGCAAAATCAATTTATAAAATGACCGTTAAATCTGAATATATATCCGTAAATTCCCGTCCGGGACAGTTTGTGAACGTAAAGTGCTGCGAAGGCTTAAACGCGCTTTTAAGAAGGCCCATAAGCATATGCAGCGCCGACGTAGAGAGGGGAACATTTGACATTGTATTTCAGGTAAAGGGAATCGGAACCGAGTATCTGTCTCAAAAAAGTGCGGGAAGCGAAGTGGATTTGATTGGTCCTTTGGGAAAACCTTTTCACATATCCCGGCAGTATAAACGTATTGCGGTGGTAGGGGGAGGAATAGGCATATTCCCCCTGCTTTATCTGTTAAGGGAGATGAAGGACGCGGACAAGTCTGCTTTTTTAGGATTCAGAAGCAGTGATTATGTGGTGCTGACCGATGAGTTTGAAGCCGCTTCCGACAGACTTTCCATATCCACGGATGACGGAAGTGTGGGATATAAAGGAATAGATACGGACCTTCTTGAGAAAGATATTGCCGAAAGGGGCTTTGACATTATTTATACCTGCGGTCCCATGCCGATGCTCAGAAAGGTAAAGGATATTGCCGAAAGGGCCGGCATCAAATGCCAGGTGTCCTTGGAGCAGAGAATGGGATGCGGAATCGGAGCATGCCTTGTGTGCGCGTGCAAAACCGGAAAGCCGGATAATTGGGAATACAGCCATGTTTGTAAAGACGGGCCTGTTTTCTGGAGTGATGAGGTGATTTTGGATGACTGA
- a CDS encoding dihydroorotate dehydrogenase yields MTEKSIDLSVDIAGLRLSNPVIAASGTFGFGREFVDYVDLNKIGGISVKGLTLEKRQGNRPPRIAETPAGILNSVGLQNPGVRAFIENEIPFLRKYNTKIIANIAGNTIEDYCKMAELLSDADIDAIELNVSCPNVKKGCVAFGNSPAGISEITSKVKKYCKKPLIVKLTPNVTDIKEIAVAAEAAGADALSLINTILGMAIDIHRKRPILANNVGGLSGPAVKPIAVRMVYEVCSVVKIPVIGMGGISSGEDAVEFMLAGASAVMVGTANFINPAACIDVVEGIKNYLKMYNHGSVYEIIGKLQLN; encoded by the coding sequence ATGACTGAGAAAAGTATTGATTTAAGTGTTGATATTGCAGGTTTGAGGCTTTCAAATCCTGTTATAGCAGCTTCCGGTACTTTCGGATTTGGCAGGGAGTTTGTTGATTACGTGGATTTAAATAAAATTGGCGGAATATCGGTAAAAGGACTTACTCTGGAAAAAAGGCAGGGGAACAGGCCTCCGAGGATTGCCGAGACTCCGGCCGGTATTCTTAACAGTGTGGGGCTTCAAAATCCGGGCGTTAGAGCCTTTATAGAAAATGAAATTCCTTTTTTGAGAAAGTATAATACAAAAATAATTGCCAATATTGCGGGCAATACTATAGAGGATTACTGCAAGATGGCAGAACTTTTGTCAGATGCGGATATTGACGCAATAGAACTTAATGTTTCCTGTCCCAATGTAAAGAAGGGATGTGTTGCTTTTGGGAATTCTCCTGCAGGAATAAGCGAGATTACGAGCAAAGTGAAAAAATACTGCAAAAAGCCGCTTATTGTTAAGCTTACTCCCAATGTTACCGATATTAAAGAAATAGCTGTCGCCGCCGAAGCAGCCGGAGCCGATGCTCTTTCCCTTATAAACACGATTCTCGGGATGGCCATTGACATACACAGAAAAAGGCCGATACTTGCCAACAATGTGGGGGGACTTTCGGGACCTGCGGTAAAGCCCATTGCAGTGAGGATGGTTTATGAAGTTTGCAGTGTTGTCAAAATACCCGTTATTGGAATGGGCGGAATATCAAGCGGTGAGGATGCGGTGGAATTCATGCTGGCAGGTGCAAGCGCAGTGATGGTGGGGACGGCCAATTTTATAAATCCTGCGGCATGCATTGATGTTGTGGAAGGAATAAAAAATTACCTTAAAATGTATAATCACGGCAGTGTTTATGAAATAATAGGAAAGTTACAGCTCAACTGA
- a CDS encoding metallophosphoesterase family protein — translation MKFLFFTDSHIRGTTPKNRKDNFYETLKNKFYEIGDISGRYNVDYILHGGDWFERPDISPSIVREFAVIIKSFGKPIYTVAGNHDIYGHNPATVGRTMLGLLEGTGIINLLVYDDEVILKKDGITVQLTGRSYNYEIDGENFRNYYIVKKRADVDYAINIVHGMLLLKPFYEGIRYTLLDDIKETEADITFAGHYHSGFGVRKINSKYFINPGSIVRISSSLTELERKPEVVYLEFNENGIHIEEIELKTARPGDEVLDREKLEAAKDRNLKLHQFYQGIEASGRYKKIDISQIVEEIASSDELSREVKEEALRRIGIARENLAKGQDEE, via the coding sequence ATGAAGTTTCTTTTTTTTACGGATTCGCACATTAGAGGAACGACGCCGAAAAACAGAAAAGACAACTTTTATGAGACGCTGAAAAACAAATTTTATGAGATAGGAGATATTTCAGGACGGTATAATGTTGATTATATACTGCATGGAGGGGATTGGTTTGAAAGACCCGACATTTCTCCCTCCATAGTCAGGGAATTTGCCGTTATTATAAAGAGTTTCGGCAAACCCATATATACTGTTGCGGGAAATCATGATATTTACGGGCATAATCCTGCGACTGTGGGAAGAACGATGCTTGGTCTTCTTGAGGGAACAGGAATAATAAATCTTTTAGTTTATGATGATGAAGTGATTTTAAAAAAGGACGGCATAACCGTTCAGCTTACCGGAAGGTCTTATAATTATGAAATAGACGGCGAGAATTTCAGAAATTATTATATTGTAAAAAAACGTGCCGATGTGGATTATGCCATAAACATCGTGCACGGAATGCTTCTTTTAAAGCCTTTCTATGAAGGTATTCGATACACATTGCTGGATGACATAAAAGAAACGGAAGCTGATATAACTTTTGCCGGACATTATCACAGCGGCTTCGGTGTCAGAAAAATTAACTCAAAATATTTTATAAACCCGGGAAGTATTGTGAGGATTTCGAGCAGTCTGACTGAACTTGAAAGAAAACCTGAGGTTGTTTACCTGGAATTTAACGAAAACGGAATACATATAGAAGAAATTGAACTTAAAACCGCCCGCCCGGGGGACGAGGTGCTCGACCGGGAAAAGCTTGAAGCCGCAAAGGACAGGAACTTAAAGCTGCACCAGTTTTACCAGGGAATTGAGGCATCGGGAAGGTACAAAAAAATAGATATTTCTCAAATAGTTGAAGAAATTGCGTCAAGCGATGAGCTTAGCCGTGAAGTCAAGGAGGAAGCATTAAGAAGGATAGGAATTGCACGGGAGAACTTGGCAAAAGGGCAGGATGAAGAATGA
- a CDS encoding AAA family ATPase — MITIKRIRIENFQSHKDTELSFSDGLNVIVGPSDQGKSAIIRAIKWVLYNEPRGTDFIRQGTNSARVTLELSNGYVITRERAPNKNRYTLKDPDGNVSVFEGFGNEVPLEIVKAHGIPKVALDMDVRASLNIGEQLEGPFLLSESGATRAKAIGRLTGLHIIDQAIKDCATDIRRENQTCDRIEREIEDIDKKLEEYKNIEELGRRLEESEKVIARMEALTAKVDMLEEKKNSLKDIETEYLAQTKILSRLDRLEECGVYLKSAEACFFKLNQILGIKKRYSEVLTGMEEMEKVLQKTSFVDEAVEILKKASDIFSKYEKLDRLRSEFSNVGRELNQTKNILDRTSNVKELDFMIKNISDKVLLGSEITQLREKLVCLEREISRVKKNISSYENINLVQEIVTSVDKKLEVLNKLEAAKKEYSAVCTSLNDGLEFMDKNKKEIQENLNIYIDILRKSGVCPLCKSSIGDEKLENIIRHYEEVH; from the coding sequence ATGATTACGATAAAAAGGATAAGAATTGAAAATTTCCAGTCACACAAGGATACGGAACTTTCTTTTTCCGACGGGCTCAATGTCATCGTGGGACCGTCGGACCAGGGTAAGTCTGCCATTATCCGGGCTATTAAATGGGTATTGTATAATGAACCCAGAGGGACTGATTTTATAAGGCAGGGAACAAATTCTGCAAGGGTTACTTTGGAGCTTAGCAACGGATATGTCATAACAAGGGAAAGGGCACCTAACAAAAACAGATATACGCTCAAAGACCCTGACGGAAATGTCAGTGTGTTTGAAGGGTTCGGAAATGAAGTGCCTCTGGAAATTGTAAAGGCTCATGGGATTCCAAAAGTGGCTTTGGACATGGATGTCCGTGCAAGTCTCAACATAGGAGAGCAGCTTGAAGGACCGTTTCTTTTGTCGGAATCCGGTGCCACCCGGGCAAAAGCCATTGGGAGACTTACCGGACTTCATATCATTGACCAGGCGATAAAGGATTGTGCCACGGATATAAGAAGGGAAAACCAGACTTGTGACAGGATTGAAAGAGAAATTGAAGATATTGACAAAAAACTTGAAGAGTATAAAAATATAGAAGAATTGGGAAGAAGACTCGAAGAGTCCGAGAAAGTAATCGCCCGGATGGAAGCTTTGACGGCAAAAGTTGATATGCTTGAGGAAAAGAAGAATTCCCTCAAAGACATTGAGACTGAATATTTGGCTCAAACCAAAATTCTTTCAAGGCTTGACAGGCTGGAAGAGTGCGGTGTGTATTTAAAAAGTGCGGAAGCCTGCTTTTTCAAGCTAAATCAGATACTGGGAATAAAAAAGAGGTATTCAGAGGTTTTAACCGGAATGGAAGAAATGGAAAAGGTATTGCAAAAAACAAGCTTTGTGGATGAGGCAGTGGAGATTTTGAAAAAGGCATCTGATATTTTCTCAAAATATGAAAAACTTGACAGATTGCGTTCGGAGTTTAGTAATGTTGGCAGGGAACTTAACCAGACAAAAAATATCCTGGACAGGACGTCAAATGTGAAAGAACTTGATTTTATGATAAAAAATATTTCTGACAAGGTTTTGCTTGGCTCTGAAATTACTCAGTTGCGGGAAAAGCTTGTTTGCCTTGAACGAGAGATATCCAGGGTCAAAAAGAACATATCCTCTTACGAAAATATAAATTTAGTGCAGGAGATTGTGACTTCTGTTGATAAAAAGCTGGAAGTGTTAAACAAACTGGAAGCAGCCAAAAAGGAGTACAGTGCTGTTTGTACCAGTCTGAATGACGGTTTGGAGTTTATGGACAAAAATAAAAAAGAAATACAGGAGAATCTTAACATATATATCGATATTCTTAGAAAAAGCGGAGTGTGTCCGCTTTGCAAGAGCAGTATCGGAGATGAAAAGCTTGAAAACATAATAAGGCATTATGAGGAGGTACACTGA
- a CDS encoding histidine phosphatase family protein: MAIKTRIIFVRHAEAEGNLNRVFHGWTDSSITERGHLQAQRVAQRLKDVDIDVIYSSSLKRTLQTAQYIADVKNLPIIRTDKLKEINGGDWENREWEELPKLWPEEYDSWENRPHEHKMPGGESMVEFQKRLIDEVKYIIDNNKGKNICIVTHGTAIRSMMCYFKNCDLTEMINIQWYDNTSVTILDYEDGKFNIVLEGDTSHLEKELCTVQNQEWWQEYNKKYEERIKKESM; the protein is encoded by the coding sequence ATGGCAATTAAAACCAGAATTATATTTGTTCGTCATGCCGAGGCTGAAGGAAATCTCAACAGGGTGTTCCACGGCTGGACCGATTCATCCATTACCGAAAGGGGACATCTTCAGGCCCAGAGAGTTGCCCAGAGGCTTAAAGATGTTGACATTGACGTAATTTATTCCAGCAGCTTGAAAAGAACACTTCAGACTGCCCAATATATTGCTGATGTGAAAAACCTTCCCATAATAAGAACTGACAAACTTAAGGAAATAAACGGAGGGGACTGGGAAAACAGAGAATGGGAAGAACTGCCCAAATTGTGGCCGGAAGAATACGACAGCTGGGAGAACAGACCTCATGAACATAAAATGCCCGGCGGGGAGTCCATGGTTGAATTTCAGAAAAGGCTGATTGATGAAGTAAAATACATTATTGACAACAACAAGGGCAAGAATATATGCATTGTCACCCACGGGACGGCAATAAGGTCCATGATGTGTTATTTTAAAAATTGCGACCTTACGGAGATGATAAATATTCAATGGTATGACAACACTTCTGTAACCATACTGGATTATGAAGACGGAAAGTTTAACATAGTACTTGAAGGAGATACTTCCCATTTGGAAAAGGAGCTTTGCACCGTGCAAAATCAGGAATGGTGGCAGGAATACAATAAAAAATACGAAGAAAGAATTAAGAAAGAGAGTATGTAA
- the pyrF gene encoding orotidine-5'-phosphate decarboxylase, which produces MFIDTLIEKIREKDNPSVVGLDPKIEYVPSFIKEDMYKKYGKNLKAVAEAILLFNKYIIDAVYDIVPAVKPQLAYYEMYGLEGMRVFYETCKYAKEKGLLVIADGKRNDIGSTAQCYSAAYLGKTDIDEGISEAVFDVDALTVNPYLGVDGIKPFIDDCVKYNKGIFVLVKTSNKSSGEIQDILTQEGRSIYEIVAEYVESWGENKKGKYGYSCVGAVVGATYPNLAKILRKILKNSYILVPGYGAQGGTARDVAHCFNYDGLGAIVNASRSIMCAYKSEQWKNVYSEEKFYEASRAEAIRMRDDINSALRDRK; this is translated from the coding sequence ATGTTTATTGATACATTAATTGAAAAGATTAGAGAAAAGGATAATCCTTCCGTTGTAGGATTAGACCCTAAAATTGAATATGTTCCGTCTTTTATAAAGGAAGACATGTATAAAAAATACGGGAAAAATTTAAAAGCTGTGGCAGAGGCGATTCTCCTCTTCAATAAATATATTATTGATGCGGTTTACGATATTGTTCCTGCAGTAAAACCGCAGCTTGCATATTATGAAATGTACGGCCTTGAAGGCATGAGGGTGTTTTATGAAACTTGCAAATATGCAAAGGAAAAAGGACTTTTGGTTATTGCAGACGGAAAAAGAAACGACATAGGTTCCACCGCCCAGTGTTATTCTGCCGCATATCTTGGAAAAACGGACATTGATGAAGGTATAAGCGAGGCGGTTTTTGATGTGGATGCCCTGACAGTCAACCCGTATCTTGGTGTGGACGGTATTAAGCCTTTTATAGATGACTGTGTCAAGTACAACAAGGGCATATTTGTTCTGGTCAAGACATCAAACAAGTCATCCGGAGAAATTCAGGACATACTCACCCAGGAAGGAAGAAGCATTTATGAGATTGTTGCGGAGTATGTTGAATCATGGGGTGAAAACAAAAAAGGAAAATATGGATACAGTTGTGTGGGAGCAGTGGTTGGAGCAACTTATCCCAATCTGGCCAAAATTTTAAGAAAGATTCTGAAAAATTCCTATATACTGGTTCCGGGCTATGGAGCTCAGGGAGGAACAGCCAGAGATGTAGCCCATTGCTTTAATTATGACGGGCTCGGAGCAATTGTCAATGCATCAAGAAGCATAATGTGTGCCTACAAATCTGAACAATGGAAGAATGTTTACAGCGAAGAAAAGTTTTATGAGGCATCAAGAGCCGAGGCAATAAGAATGAGGGACGATATTAACAGTGCGTTGCGAGACAGGAAGTAA